One genomic segment of Mesoterricola silvestris includes these proteins:
- a CDS encoding ammonium transporter: MKPTFFDDPISGFWGSVTPRNLGRAGLLLLAILLLAPAAFAGDPGGGATGGIQNVPAQVQGKPTLQEVGAALGQTRVALNFVWVLVAGFLVMFMQAGFALAETGFTRAKNASHTMMMNLMVYAVGILGFWVCGFALQMGGSGAAAGAVLSAPESMGHLAGPVIHGNVWGLFGTRGFLLTGQTYDVSAFAMFLFQMVFMDTALTIPTGAMAERWKLSTFMIYGLVGSTLIYPVYACWAWGGGWLSQLGRTLNLGHGYVDFAGSGVVHLTGGVMAFTGALILGPRLGKFVKGKAQALPGHNLPMAFLGCFILAFGWFGFNAGSTLAGTDLRIAVVAVNTMLASAAGATSAYLYTWIRYGSPDPSMSANGLLAGLVAVTAPCAFIGAPAAILVGLVAGVLVVVAALFVENTLKIDDPVGAIAVHGANGIWGLLALGLFADGTYGQGLNNGPAGGVTGLLYGDPRQLLAQVAGIAANLVYVGAASFVLFKVLDKVIGLRVAPEVELQGLDFHEVSAPAYPGEGQLIGSSVLVFEKHPPRPAAPALSTAAVQEARS, translated from the coding sequence ATGAAACCAACCTTCTTTGACGATCCCATTTCGGGCTTCTGGGGCAGTGTCACGCCGCGGAACCTGGGGCGCGCCGGCCTGCTCCTCCTGGCCATCCTCCTCCTGGCTCCGGCGGCCTTCGCGGGGGACCCCGGCGGAGGGGCCACGGGGGGGATCCAGAACGTGCCGGCCCAGGTGCAGGGGAAGCCCACGCTTCAGGAGGTGGGGGCGGCGCTGGGGCAGACCCGGGTGGCGCTCAACTTCGTGTGGGTGCTGGTGGCGGGCTTCCTGGTGATGTTCATGCAGGCCGGCTTCGCCCTGGCGGAGACCGGCTTCACCCGCGCCAAGAACGCCTCCCACACCATGATGATGAACCTCATGGTGTACGCGGTGGGCATCCTGGGCTTCTGGGTCTGCGGCTTCGCCCTCCAGATGGGGGGATCGGGCGCGGCCGCGGGGGCCGTGCTGTCGGCGCCGGAGAGCATGGGGCACCTGGCGGGGCCGGTGATCCACGGCAACGTGTGGGGGCTCTTCGGCACCCGGGGGTTCCTCCTCACGGGGCAGACCTACGACGTGTCGGCCTTCGCCATGTTCCTCTTCCAGATGGTCTTCATGGACACGGCCCTCACCATTCCCACGGGCGCCATGGCCGAGCGATGGAAGCTGAGCACGTTCATGATCTATGGTCTCGTGGGCTCGACCCTCATCTACCCGGTGTACGCCTGCTGGGCCTGGGGGGGCGGCTGGCTTTCCCAGCTGGGCCGGACCCTGAACCTGGGGCACGGCTACGTGGACTTCGCGGGTTCCGGCGTGGTGCACCTCACCGGGGGCGTCATGGCCTTCACGGGCGCCCTGATCCTCGGGCCCCGGCTGGGCAAGTTCGTCAAGGGCAAGGCCCAGGCCCTGCCGGGCCACAACCTGCCCATGGCCTTCCTGGGGTGCTTCATCCTCGCCTTCGGGTGGTTCGGGTTCAACGCCGGCTCCACCCTGGCCGGCACCGATCTGCGCATCGCCGTGGTGGCGGTGAACACCATGCTGGCCTCCGCCGCGGGCGCCACCTCGGCCTACCTCTACACCTGGATCCGCTACGGCAGCCCCGACCCCTCCATGAGCGCCAACGGCCTCCTGGCGGGACTGGTGGCCGTCACCGCCCCCTGCGCCTTCATCGGCGCGCCCGCGGCCATCCTCGTGGGCCTCGTGGCCGGGGTGCTGGTGGTCGTGGCCGCGCTCTTCGTTGAGAACACGCTGAAGATCGACGACCCCGTGGGGGCCATCGCGGTGCACGGCGCCAACGGCATCTGGGGCCTCCTGGCCCTGGGCCTCTTCGCCGACGGCACCTACGGCCAGGGCCTCAACAACGGCCCCGCCGGGGGCGTCACCGGCCTCCTCTACGGGGACCCCCGGCAGCTCCTGGCCCAGGTGGCGGGTATCGCCGCCAACCTCGTCTACGTGGGCGCCGCCAGCTTCGTGCTCTTCAAGGTGCTCGACAAGGTCATCGGCCTGCGCGTGGCGCCGGAGGTGGAGCTCCAGGGCCTGGACTTCCACGAGGTCTCCGCCCCCGCCTACCCCGGCGAGGGCCAGCTCATCGGCTCCTCGGTGCTGGTCTTCGAGAAGCACCCCCCCAGGCCCGCCGCCCCCGCCCTGTCCACCGCCGCCGTCCAGGAGGCCCGGTCATGA
- a CDS encoding P-II family nitrogen regulator, whose translation MKLITAIVRPEKLDDVKTALFAVEVTGMTILKVAGHGGERVAFESYRGAPLVYEFHEKIQLDIAVSEPFVDITIDAIVKAARTGEVGDGKIFVRPLERVVRIRTNETDTDALTPDPMRF comes from the coding sequence ATGAAGCTCATCACCGCCATCGTCCGCCCCGAGAAGCTCGACGACGTGAAGACCGCCCTCTTTGCCGTGGAAGTCACCGGCATGACCATCCTCAAAGTCGCCGGCCACGGCGGCGAGCGCGTCGCCTTCGAGTCCTACCGCGGCGCCCCCCTGGTCTACGAGTTCCACGAAAAGATCCAGCTGGACATCGCCGTATCCGAACCCTTCGTCGACATCACCATCGACGCCATCGTCAAGGCCGCCCGCACCGGCGAGGTGGGCGACGGCAAGATCTTCGTCCGCCCCCTCGAGCGCGTCGTACGCATCCGCACCAACGAAACCGACACCGATGCCCTCACCCCCGACCCGATGCGGTTCTGA